From a region of the Bifidobacteriaceae bacterium genome:
- a CDS encoding WG repeat-containing protein has translation MNELIQRLASHGVVMSPVGGQAELGGWIAGDMWMTANIATVGRDAFGVVDDYGNEIVPFGYAELSSLSPDHLGARRVLSRSSSAWDVYSRDGRLLLAGAERQCERINPFSEGLAAALLGGRWGYVNAEGATAIEPAFDKASDFHDGRAFVTAAKRLYCVDQTGQVVFEAPGHLVDDYSEGYAVYTAKGGKKGVIDKAGNVVIPPTFIDVKPCKHGRFAFADKTGRGLGGGVRWGVMDAGGRVVVPAENGHVIIEDGRIKYGWVTAAGQAAVFRYTLADLDGNTIHDRSWMEVTPPAEGLRRFARFVDPLQGKVRDLLIGYLAEDGGQIVITRASAKLQMDYPLERAPMDEKITAHSEGLAFARRYNTIESNPHAGDGCYILIDRHGRPVSWNGFTEVLWGFSGGFACVKGDPRDFGVDKNSCFFIDTAGNRVSPPYGGSIRKPGGRIFVFPQGGALFRYAMLDERLNQVAPGTLFPEPVACWGDNLYAGLDVDRLWLFNRQGETILSPDDGLKLALHRLSGDMGPRTLVTLGKAQFIIHLRDDR, from the coding sequence ATGAACGAGTTGATCCAGCGGCTCGCGTCGCACGGTGTGGTCATGTCGCCGGTCGGCGGTCAAGCCGAGCTCGGCGGATGGATCGCCGGTGACATGTGGATGACCGCGAACATCGCCACCGTGGGCCGGGACGCCTTCGGGGTTGTCGACGACTACGGGAATGAGATCGTCCCCTTCGGCTACGCCGAACTCTCCTCGCTCTCGCCGGACCATCTTGGCGCGCGGCGAGTGCTCTCGCGCAGTTCATCCGCATGGGACGTGTACTCCAGGGACGGACGCCTGCTCCTCGCGGGCGCCGAGCGCCAATGCGAACGGATCAACCCGTTCTCGGAGGGTTTGGCCGCCGCCCTCCTGGGCGGCCGGTGGGGTTACGTCAACGCCGAGGGCGCGACCGCCATCGAGCCGGCCTTTGACAAGGCGTCCGATTTCCACGACGGGCGCGCCTTCGTGACCGCCGCCAAACGGCTCTACTGCGTTGACCAAACGGGCCAGGTGGTGTTCGAGGCGCCTGGCCACCTGGTTGACGACTACTCCGAGGGCTATGCCGTCTACACGGCCAAAGGCGGCAAGAAAGGTGTGATCGACAAGGCCGGGAACGTCGTCATCCCGCCCACATTCATCGACGTCAAGCCCTGCAAGCACGGCCGGTTCGCGTTCGCGGACAAAACGGGGCGCGGCCTGGGCGGCGGCGTCCGCTGGGGCGTCATGGACGCTGGCGGCCGGGTGGTCGTCCCGGCTGAGAACGGACACGTCATCATCGAGGACGGGCGCATCAAGTACGGCTGGGTCACCGCCGCCGGCCAGGCGGCCGTGTTCCGTTACACTCTGGCCGACTTGGATGGCAACACCATCCACGACAGGTCGTGGATGGAGGTGACCCCGCCCGCAGAGGGCCTGCGCCGCTTCGCCAGATTCGTGGACCCGCTCCAAGGCAAGGTCAGGGACTTGCTGATCGGCTACCTCGCCGAAGACGGCGGCCAGATCGTGATCACCAGAGCCAGCGCCAAGCTGCAAATGGACTACCCGCTGGAGAGGGCCCCCATGGATGAGAAGATCACGGCCCATTCGGAGGGGCTCGCATTCGCCCGGCGGTACAACACCATTGAGTCCAACCCGCATGCGGGCGACGGTTGCTACATCCTGATAGACCGCCACGGCCGGCCGGTCAGCTGGAATGGGTTCACCGAAGTGCTTTGGGGCTTTAGCGGCGGTTTCGCCTGCGTCAAGGGGGATCCACGCGACTTCGGAGTCGACAAGAACTCCTGCTTCTTCATCGACACCGCCGGGAACCGAGTCTCGCCGCCCTACGGGGGCTCCATCCGCAAGCCCGGCGGGCGGATCTTCGTCTTTCCCCAAGGAGGTGCCCTATTCCGGTACGCGATGTTGGACGAACGACTGAACCAGGTTGCCCCGGGCACGCTGTTCCCCGAACCGGTCGCCTGCTGGGGAGACAACCTGTACGCCGGATTGGACGTTGACAGGTTATGGCTTTTCAACCGCCAAGGCGAGACGATCCTCTCCCCAGACGACGGCTTGAAACTGGCCCTCCACCGGTTGAGCGGCGACATGGGCCCTAGGACCCTCGTCACTTTGGGCAAGGCCCAGTTCATCATCCACCTGCGGGACGACCGATGA
- a CDS encoding HNH endonuclease has protein sequence MNVRACARASDVPSEEPEGCPQAVGAPPGDPSEPTCGTSPDGGGEQGPPPDTSDPDWADGPGWAGEPDGPVRTDGPDAADPAGGAPALDAGCAHEAGLCVCALEGWRADELCDLAEQVGPGPAAGPILALAGDMDGATQRDRVRMAALMAAQADWWRAHSALALGRACEEADLAEDGPEACPARSLIEEVALATGENSRNAHTWARVGRAALANPQVGGPLAAGRFPVAKADAALRAANRLEDPEGQRRVIALGVNLAASGAPLAALRDGCEKLAAKLDPRGHSRAHQEAYKERNVTLRWRAAGMAALQVFGAHDELAPVYERLDAAARAKARAERQRQDAQEAAPAGSGPAAAGAEGIAAADAEPAAGAESMARADAESMGPAGGKAAATAGAEWTQARVPPTEAGRELAQGRYDMLIRALAGADFGAAEAAGAAGSPAAPRSPRGQVLVRMDATTLLGLDNTPGLILGAGPIPAEVGRAIAKNATWRALFVDPATGRPVWVSEKSFQAGLVFGRVASRACEPGGFASVDGRCPACGGRAPDGEDPPDGWPPGGRPPGGDWGGPPMRSWDDAEGGRDPDRAGGGPAPGEWGGGHCGALGPGQVGAGDTPEVSGAGQAVGTERGPENASAANPWGQDPAGWPTEAAFSDSYQPSARLRLALAVRQPRCANPACRRQAAACEVDHVDEFDADQPAKEQTVLANLQHLSKGCHQLKTRFNWRYQRDAATGASTITTPLGFTHTIPPYRLC, from the coding sequence ATGAACGTAAGGGCCTGTGCCAGGGCTTCGGATGTGCCATCCGAAGAGCCCGAGGGGTGTCCCCAGGCCGTTGGCGCGCCACCCGGAGACCCGTCAGAGCCGACCTGCGGGACCAGCCCGGACGGGGGCGGGGAGCAGGGCCCCCCGCCCGACACGTCCGACCCGGACTGGGCGGATGGCCCGGGTTGGGCAGGCGAACCGGATGGGCCGGTTCGGACGGATGGCCCGGACGCGGCCGATCCGGCGGGCGGGGCGCCGGCTTTGGATGCGGGATGCGCGCATGAGGCTGGCCTCTGCGTGTGCGCCCTGGAGGGGTGGCGGGCGGATGAACTGTGCGACTTGGCCGAACAAGTCGGGCCTGGGCCCGCTGCGGGGCCAATCCTGGCCTTGGCGGGGGACATGGACGGGGCCACGCAACGGGACCGCGTCCGCATGGCCGCTTTGATGGCCGCGCAGGCGGACTGGTGGCGGGCTCATTCGGCGCTGGCGTTGGGCCGGGCGTGCGAAGAAGCGGACCTGGCGGAGGATGGCCCGGAGGCCTGCCCCGCCCGCTCGCTCATCGAGGAAGTGGCTCTGGCGACAGGGGAGAATTCGCGGAACGCGCACACTTGGGCCAGGGTTGGGCGTGCGGCGCTGGCCAATCCCCAAGTGGGCGGGCCGTTGGCGGCGGGCCGGTTCCCGGTGGCGAAAGCGGACGCTGCCCTGCGGGCCGCGAACAGGCTTGAGGATCCGGAAGGCCAGCGGCGTGTGATCGCGTTGGGCGTTAACCTCGCCGCGTCCGGGGCGCCGTTGGCCGCCTTGCGGGACGGATGCGAGAAGTTGGCGGCGAAGCTGGATCCGCGCGGCCATTCAAGAGCGCACCAGGAGGCGTACAAGGAGCGAAATGTGACGCTCCGGTGGCGGGCGGCCGGAATGGCGGCTCTGCAGGTGTTCGGCGCCCATGACGAACTGGCCCCGGTGTATGAGAGGCTCGACGCGGCCGCCAGGGCGAAGGCGCGGGCTGAACGCCAGCGCCAAGACGCCCAAGAGGCGGCGCCAGCCGGCTCGGGGCCGGCGGCGGCTGGTGCCGAGGGGATTGCGGCGGCTGACGCCGAGCCGGCGGCTGGCGCGGAATCGATGGCGCGCGCTGACGCCGAGTCGATGGGGCCCGCAGGCGGGAAGGCGGCGGCCACGGCAGGCGCCGAATGGACCCAAGCACGGGTCCCGCCCACTGAGGCGGGCCGGGAACTGGCGCAGGGTCGCTACGACATGCTGATCCGCGCACTGGCGGGCGCCGATTTCGGGGCGGCGGAAGCGGCTGGCGCAGCTGGCAGCCCGGCCGCGCCGAGATCCCCGCGCGGCCAGGTGCTGGTGCGCATGGACGCGACAACGCTGCTCGGCCTTGACAACACACCCGGCTTGATCCTGGGCGCCGGACCCATTCCGGCGGAAGTCGGCCGGGCCATCGCCAAGAACGCGACCTGGCGGGCTCTGTTCGTGGACCCGGCCACCGGCCGCCCGGTGTGGGTGTCGGAAAAGTCGTTCCAGGCCGGCCTGGTGTTCGGCCGGGTGGCCTCCAGGGCCTGCGAGCCGGGCGGGTTCGCGTCAGTGGACGGCCGCTGCCCCGCCTGCGGCGGCAGAGCCCCCGATGGTGAAGACCCGCCGGACGGCTGGCCACCCGGCGGCCGTCCGCCCGGAGGGGATTGGGGCGGCCCTCCCATGCGAAGCTGGGATGACGCCGAGGGAGGGCGAGACCCGGACCGTGCCGGAGGCGGTCCAGCGCCAGGCGAGTGGGGCGGCGGCCATTGTGGTGCCCTTGGGCCTGGCCAGGTAGGCGCGGGCGACACGCCTGAGGTCAGCGGCGCTGGCCAAGCGGTCGGGACGGAGCGGGGGCCGGAGAATGCCTCTGCGGCCAATCCCTGGGGACAAGACCCGGCGGGCTGGCCCACCGAAGCGGCGTTCAGCGACTCGTACCAGCCCAGCGCGCGGCTCCGCCTAGCCCTCGCGGTTCGCCAGCCCCGCTGCGCCAACCCCGCCTGCCGGCGGCAGGCCGCGGCCTGCGAGGTGGACCATGTGGATGAGTTCGACGCCGACCAGCCCGCCAAGGAGCAAACGGTCCTTGCCAACTTGCAGCACCTCAGTAAGGGCTGCCATCAGCTCAAGACGCGCTTCAATTGGCGCTATCAGCGCGACGCCGCCACTGGCGCCTCGACCATCACCACCCCGCTGGGGTTCACCCACACCATCCCGCCGTACCGGCTCTGCTGA
- a CDS encoding DUF5615 family PIN-like protein, producing the protein MLEILLLLDEHYPRSLADQLMDRGVNTQAVVARPDLRGTADATVLSAARQEGRMVVTADVTTFPAAMTRMPDRTGVVFCDSGRFPRTISALPRLADALFCFASDPPPSAALPGFVWWFQRPPDR; encoded by the coding sequence ATGCTTGAGATCCTCTTGCTACTTGACGAGCACTACCCTCGCTCGTTGGCTGACCAGTTGATGGATCGCGGAGTCAACACTCAAGCCGTGGTGGCGCGGCCTGATCTTCGGGGAACCGCTGACGCGACCGTCCTATCGGCCGCTCGCCAGGAGGGACGTATGGTGGTAACGGCGGACGTCACGACGTTTCCAGCTGCAATGACCAGGATGCCGGACCGCACAGGCGTCGTCTTCTGCGATTCCGGACGTTTTCCACGCACGATCAGCGCGCTGCCCCGTCTGGCGGACGCGCTGTTTTGCTTCGCGTCCGATCCGCCCCCGTCCGCGGCCTTGCCGGGATTTGTCTGGTGGTTCCAACGCCCACCAGATAGATGA
- a CDS encoding DUF4407 domain-containing protein — MRTDNPSTSARPLVRALCRLGGMRSDLIDDLPQSRGMFINTAAAMLAVGVLATASMGYALHSTGVVPSGLAAGLIGACWGAIIVVIDRVLITSMSRHPAGGWRNAAAATANFAVRLCMALVIGAVVSMPLVLRVYEREIAAQVQVDIAAKRAEGAKRLEADFAAIPDLEGQAASLEKDLRALPFYDPAKVNPAYGKALAARDGAVAACDAANAEAAAEAAGSGGTGRSGYGDEWRRLAGIAQERCAASAEAERAFDEIALATKTQYEETQAGARERAQAELDRVNAELAVMRADRQAQEAKLDAAADNSDGLAARIQGLDNLAREQRGVWWARLGLMAILMLVEIMPVFSKYIRVLSASDLPGEIERRRDRGRLDEEYLYDEGRMKAVEIRAGIQEEAARDWASKHLAAEKDVNTQAAAVDKDVQLERLDAWAQAERRKGARPVGAGRLDPWRR, encoded by the coding sequence ATGCGAACCGACAACCCGTCCACTTCCGCCAGGCCGCTGGTGCGCGCCCTTTGCCGCCTGGGCGGCATGCGCTCCGACCTGATCGACGACCTGCCGCAGTCGCGGGGCATGTTCATCAACACGGCTGCCGCCATGCTGGCGGTGGGCGTGCTGGCCACCGCGTCCATGGGATACGCGCTGCATTCGACGGGGGTGGTCCCGTCCGGCCTGGCGGCGGGCCTGATCGGAGCGTGCTGGGGCGCGATCATCGTGGTGATCGACCGCGTGCTGATCACGTCCATGAGCCGGCACCCGGCGGGCGGTTGGCGGAACGCCGCGGCGGCGACCGCGAACTTCGCCGTCCGGTTGTGCATGGCCCTGGTGATCGGCGCCGTGGTGTCTATGCCGTTGGTGCTGAGGGTCTATGAGCGGGAGATCGCCGCCCAGGTCCAGGTCGACATCGCGGCCAAACGGGCCGAGGGGGCGAAGCGGCTGGAAGCCGACTTCGCGGCCATCCCGGACTTGGAGGGGCAGGCGGCCAGCCTGGAAAAGGACCTGCGGGCGCTGCCGTTCTACGACCCGGCGAAGGTCAACCCGGCTTACGGGAAAGCCCTCGCCGCGCGGGACGGGGCCGTCGCCGCGTGCGATGCCGCCAACGCGGAGGCCGCCGCGGAGGCGGCCGGCAGCGGAGGCACTGGGCGCAGCGGCTACGGGGACGAATGGCGGCGTCTGGCGGGGATAGCGCAAGAAAGGTGCGCGGCGTCCGCTGAGGCCGAGCGCGCCTTCGATGAGATCGCCCTGGCGACCAAGACCCAGTATGAGGAGACGCAGGCGGGGGCCCGCGAGCGGGCCCAGGCCGAACTGGACCGGGTGAACGCCGAGTTGGCGGTCATGCGGGCGGACCGGCAGGCGCAAGAGGCCAAGCTTGACGCCGCCGCCGACAACTCGGACGGGCTGGCGGCCCGCATCCAGGGGCTCGACAATCTGGCGCGCGAGCAGCGCGGCGTGTGGTGGGCGCGGCTGGGGCTGATGGCAATCCTCATGCTGGTGGAGATCATGCCGGTGTTCTCCAAGTACATCCGCGTGCTTTCCGCTTCCGACCTGCCGGGGGAAATCGAACGCCGGCGGGACCGGGGCCGCCTTGACGAGGAGTACCTCTACGACGAGGGCCGGATGAAGGCGGTTGAGATCCGCGCCGGGATCCAGGAGGAGGCGGCCCGGGATTGGGCCTCCAAACACTTGGCGGCGGAAAAGGACGTCAACACCCAGGCGGCCGCAGTAGACAAGGACGTCCAATTGGAGCGCCTGGACGCGTGGGCTCAGGCCGAGCGCCGCAAGGGCGCCCGCCCGGTCGGCGCTGGCCGCCTAGACCCCTGGCGCCGCTAG